The proteins below come from a single bacterium genomic window:
- a CDS encoding efflux RND transporter periplasmic adaptor subunit → MKKIIISIIVLISIVSLSIFIIKGTKSPVKYKTEPVAKGDIIESITASGTVNPVTSISVGTQVSGTIKDLYVDFNSPVKKGQLLAQIDPSIFEAQVAQGSANVYNAQANLQKIKSILINDEKTYNRNKSLYERNFISKSEVDLAETTYNSDKAQIASAQAQIAQASAALRNNQTNLRYTRIISPVNGIVITRNVDVGQTVAASFQTPTLFLVAQDLTKMQIDTNVAEADIGKVQLNQDVEYTLDGYPDMTFKGKVKQIRITPTTVQNVVTYDVVVNVDNKDLKLKPGMTANVSIISSKKKNILMIPNAGLRFTPNTDEDAPKYKDQGIWILKNKEPERIKIKTGISDGENIEIVSGKLHEGQEVIIHEIDKAKGQKSRPQGMGMGMR, encoded by the coding sequence ATGAAAAAAATAATTATCAGCATAATCGTTTTAATATCAATTGTTTCTCTGTCGATTTTTATAATTAAAGGAACAAAAAGCCCTGTAAAATACAAAACAGAACCTGTTGCTAAAGGAGATATAATTGAATCAATTACCGCATCAGGAACAGTAAATCCCGTAACCAGCATCAGCGTTGGAACCCAGGTTTCAGGAACCATTAAAGACTTGTATGTAGACTTTAATTCTCCCGTAAAAAAGGGTCAGCTGCTGGCTCAGATTGATCCGTCTATCTTTGAAGCCCAGGTGGCTCAAGGAAGCGCAAATGTATACAATGCTCAGGCAAATCTTCAAAAGATAAAAAGTATTTTAATAAACGATGAAAAAACTTATAATCGCAATAAATCGCTGTATGAAAGAAATTTTATCTCCAAAAGCGAGGTTGATCTGGCGGAAACAACTTATAATTCCGACAAAGCTCAGATAGCTTCAGCACAGGCGCAAATCGCACAGGCTTCCGCGGCATTAAGAAACAATCAGACAAATTTAAGATATACAAGAATCATCTCACCTGTTAACGGTATAGTTATTACAAGAAACGTAGATGTCGGTCAAACTGTGGCAGCAAGCTTTCAAACTCCGACATTATTCCTTGTAGCACAAGATTTAACAAAAATGCAGATTGACACAAACGTGGCAGAAGCGGATATAGGCAAAGTTCAACTCAATCAGGATGTTGAATATACTCTCGACGGGTATCCCGATATGACTTTTAAAGGAAAGGTAAAGCAAATAAGAATCACTCCGACAACTGTCCAAAACGTTGTTACCTACGATGTTGTCGTAAATGTAGATAACAAAGACCTGAAACTTAAACCGGGTATGACCGCAAATGTGTCTATAATTAGTTCTAAAAAGAAAAATATATTGATGATTCCTAATGCAGGCTTGAGATTTACTCCAAATACTGACGAGGATGCCCCTAAATATAAAGATCAAGGAATCTGGATATTAAAAAATAAAGAACCTGAAAGAATTAAAATAAAAACAGGCATCAGCGACGGAGAAAACATTGAAATAGTTTCAGGAAAGCTCCATGAAGGTCAAGAAGTGATTATACACGAAATAGATAAAGCAAAAGGGCAAAAAAGCAGACCTCAGGGAATGGGAATGGGAATGCGGTAG
- a CDS encoding TolC family protein: protein MNKVIITFLSISSIFVLNFQALAENNLQLSKSASGKAHENQAISPAKETTNLTIKKNEVLTLERCLDIAFQNNPNIDLAKSTTKIYQSKIGQAKSNYFPQLNVSSGYGRQNAITSSPIDKNSNQYSGNISVNQLIYDFGKTPTKTNIQKLNLNAATSDVEDKTVQIAYNVKQAYYSALLSKINRDIFEQSINQYEKHLKQANAFFEIGIRSKIDVTTAEVNLSNAKLNYIKATDSYKTAIAALNNAMGIFDAPEYDVADTITFNRPQNITNKDIKIAYKAKNNIESAAKGTVLKSAVEKHSIISDLSFKKFDITLEEALKKSFENRYDLKSLITKETIANESIKLAQKDYYPALTGYANYGIGGQKFPLDNGWSFGANVDIPVFNGLLTKNQVAEARTNLDIAKLNIEILKQNIYLQVKQAYISLTEAEKRIPITELTVKQAKENFDLANGRYKVGVGSSIEVNDAEISYNNAQLSYVEAFYDYNTAYINLENAMGVK, encoded by the coding sequence GTGAATAAAGTCATAATAACATTTTTAAGCATTTCATCGATTTTTGTCCTGAATTTTCAAGCATTGGCAGAAAACAATTTACAGCTTTCCAAATCAGCATCAGGGAAAGCACACGAAAATCAGGCTATCTCCCCTGCTAAAGAAACAACAAATCTCACCATAAAAAAAAATGAAGTCCTTACTTTAGAACGCTGTCTTGATATAGCTTTCCAAAATAATCCTAATATCGATCTTGCCAAGAGCACAACAAAAATTTATCAAAGTAAAATAGGTCAAGCAAAATCAAATTATTTCCCTCAATTAAATGTATCATCAGGTTATGGCAGACAAAATGCCATTACAAGTTCACCAATTGACAAAAACAGCAACCAGTATTCCGGTAACATAAGCGTAAATCAACTTATTTATGATTTTGGGAAAACACCTACAAAAACTAACATTCAAAAATTGAATTTAAATGCGGCTACCTCTGATGTTGAAGATAAAACAGTCCAAATAGCATATAATGTCAAACAGGCTTATTATTCCGCACTTTTATCAAAAATAAACAGGGATATCTTTGAACAGTCTATTAATCAGTACGAAAAACATTTAAAACAGGCAAATGCTTTTTTTGAAATAGGAATCAGGTCAAAAATTGACGTAACAACAGCAGAAGTCAATCTTAGCAATGCAAAATTAAATTATATCAAAGCAACAGATTCGTACAAAACAGCAATAGCCGCTTTAAACAACGCAATGGGAATATTTGATGCTCCGGAATATGATGTTGCAGACACTATTACTTTTAATAGACCCCAAAACATAACAAATAAAGATATAAAAATAGCATATAAAGCCAAAAACAACATAGAATCAGCAGCTAAAGGTACTGTTTTAAAATCAGCAGTTGAAAAACACAGTATTATCAGCGATCTTTCTTTTAAAAAATTCGATATAACTCTCGAAGAAGCTCTTAAAAAGTCTTTTGAGAATCGCTATGATTTAAAATCTTTAATAACAAAAGAAACCATAGCAAACGAATCAATAAAACTTGCTCAGAAAGACTATTACCCTGCTTTAACAGGTTATGCAAATTATGGCATCGGCGGTCAGAAATTTCCTCTTGATAACGGCTGGTCTTTCGGCGCAAATGTTGATATTCCTGTTTTTAACGGGCTTTTAACAAAAAATCAAGTAGCTGAAGCCAGAACAAATCTGGATATTGCAAAATTAAACATTGAAATACTTAAACAGAATATATATTTACAGGTTAAACAGGCATATATAAGTCTTACGGAAGCGGAAAAAAGAATACCTATTACAGAATTAACAGTTAAACAGGCAAAGGAAAACTTTGATTTGGCTAACGGAAGGTATAAAGTGGGTGTTGGAAGTTCTATAGAAGTTAATGATGCGGAAATAAGTTACAATAATGCTCAATTATCTTATGTAGAAGCTTTTTATGATTATAATACAGCATACATAAACCTTGAAAATGCAATGGGGGTAAAATGA
- a CDS encoding acyltransferase → MKSRLHWVDFAKGLGIILVVYGHVLRGLNSANLCNGLFFKVSDNLIYGFHMPLFFFLSGIFTEKWVLKDFKNAFSDKLKFLVYPYFVWSLLQGSFNVLLSKYTNNAITWGTLLNIFYQPIGQFWFLYALFFVFFIYYLLRKKFNLIQIFMFSLGFYFISPFTRVQILGNIFKNFLFFVFGILYVTKLDYKIVISKLSEIRPLIITSCLFILANIFYLSVYSVLGPIKLKLVQIPIALIGILFVLSISSHLEKLKSFNFFKYLGMLSVVIYVAHILITASTRIFLMKFLHISNLYIHIAVGTTVGVILPVVFYALIKKFQMVHVLFGKNIEKA, encoded by the coding sequence ATGAAGAGCAGGTTGCATTGGGTTGATTTTGCAAAAGGGCTGGGAATAATTCTGGTAGTCTACGGGCATGTTCTCAGAGGATTGAATTCTGCTAATCTTTGCAACGGTCTTTTTTTTAAAGTATCGGATAATTTGATTTATGGTTTTCATATGCCTTTATTTTTCTTTTTATCAGGCATTTTTACAGAAAAGTGGGTATTAAAAGATTTTAAAAACGCTTTTTCGGATAAACTAAAATTTTTAGTTTATCCGTATTTTGTTTGGTCGCTCTTGCAGGGGAGCTTCAATGTTTTATTATCAAAATATACAAACAATGCAATTACTTGGGGGACTTTGTTAAACATATTTTATCAGCCCATTGGGCAATTCTGGTTTTTATATGCATTATTTTTTGTCTTTTTTATCTATTACTTATTGAGAAAAAAGTTTAACTTAATCCAAATTTTTATGTTTTCACTGGGTTTTTATTTTATTTCTCCGTTTACAAGAGTGCAAATATTAGGAAATATTTTTAAAAATTTCCTCTTTTTTGTATTTGGCATTTTGTACGTAACAAAATTGGATTATAAAATTGTTATTTCCAAATTATCTGAAATAAGACCGCTAATTATAACCTCTTGCCTGTTCATTTTAGCTAATATATTTTATCTGTCGGTTTATTCTGTATTAGGTCCTATAAAACTAAAATTAGTGCAGATTCCAATTGCATTGATAGGGATTTTGTTTGTTTTATCAATATCTTCGCATCTTGAAAAACTCAAAAGCTTTAATTTCTTTAAATATTTAGGGATGTTGTCAGTTGTAATATATGTTGCTCATATATTAATAACTGCTTCAACAAGAATATTTCTTATGAAGTTTCTGCATATTAGTAATTTATATATTCATATTGCAGTAGGAACTACAGTTGGTGTGATTTTGCCTGTTGTTTTTTATGCTCTCATAAAAAAATTTCAAATGGTCCATGTTTTATTCGGTAAAAATATAGAGAAAGCATAA
- a CDS encoding flippase yields MSGVIIENLTTKKVLFNNALISLFVQAGPALIAFFTIPAMIKGLGTEKFGILTIIWSIIGASSILDFGLGHALTQFVSRKIGLKETDELPNYIITAIIFIFMLGIIATILVYLLAPLIAGKFMHTSAAYINDVISSFRLLAITIPFLMINICLVGFLESCQKFGIIGILKIPILFCNYVAPLFVLCFFKSLIAVVSVLVIGRIISCAAYFWFSMKIIRTFAKKIKIDIKCIKPLLSFGGWMTLSNIIVTLVSNIDRFVIAGLISAKVVAYYTTPLDTLVKIWTIPFAIMSVMFPAFSSEFFANRERAKRLYYKCLQTIFIIIFPICLILFIYAKPGLTLWIGSEFGERSCLLSKIIIVGVFLHSLNIINYTFIQSTGKSEIQAKIHLAELPAYLAILWFFVKHFGLIGAAFAWLVRIIIDFALFNFFSLYLMKSKIPSEVEEPDLNLV; encoded by the coding sequence ATGTCAGGCGTTATTATAGAAAATTTAACCACTAAAAAAGTGTTGTTTAATAATGCTTTAATAAGCTTATTTGTTCAGGCAGGACCTGCACTTATAGCATTTTTTACTATTCCTGCAATGATAAAAGGGCTCGGTACTGAAAAATTCGGGATTTTAACTATTATCTGGTCTATAATAGGCGCTTCCAGTATTCTTGATTTTGGGTTAGGTCACGCATTAACCCAATTTGTTTCCAGAAAAATTGGCTTAAAAGAAACAGACGAGCTTCCAAACTATATAATTACAGCTATTATCTTTATTTTTATGTTGGGAATTATTGCGACAATTCTTGTATATTTATTAGCGCCGTTAATAGCCGGAAAGTTTATGCATACATCGGCGGCTTATATTAATGATGTTATCAGTTCATTCAGGCTGCTTGCAATAACCATACCGTTTTTAATGATTAATATATGTCTGGTGGGCTTTCTTGAATCCTGTCAAAAATTTGGAATAATCGGCATACTTAAAATTCCTATTCTTTTTTGCAATTATGTCGCTCCTTTATTTGTTCTTTGTTTCTTCAAAAGTTTAATTGCGGTTGTAAGTGTGCTTGTAATAGGAAGGATTATTTCATGTGCCGCATATTTTTGGTTTAGCATGAAAATAATTCGTACTTTTGCCAAAAAAATAAAAATAGATATTAAATGCATAAAGCCTTTATTAAGTTTTGGCGGATGGATGACCTTAAGTAACATAATAGTTACGCTTGTTTCAAATATTGACCGTTTTGTTATTGCAGGATTGATTTCTGCTAAAGTGGTCGCTTATTATACAACACCTCTTGATACTTTAGTAAAAATATGGACAATACCCTTTGCGATTATGAGTGTAATGTTTCCTGCGTTCAGTTCCGAGTTTTTTGCGAACAGGGAAAGAGCCAAAAGGCTTTATTATAAATGTCTTCAAACAATATTTATTATAATTTTCCCGATATGCCTTATTCTTTTTATATATGCAAAACCAGGGCTTACTCTCTGGATAGGGAGCGAATTTGGTGAAAGAAGCTGTCTTCTGTCAAAAATAATAATAGTAGGGGTGTTTTTACACAGTTTAAATATAATTAATTATACTTTTATACAGTCAACAGGAAAATCCGAGATACAGGCAAAAATACATCTTGCTGAGCTTCCGGCTTATTTGGCTATTTTGTGGTTTTTTGTAAAACATTTTGGACTGATAGGAGCTGCTTTTGCATGGTTGGTTAGAATTATTATAGATTTTGCATTGTTTAATTTTTTCTCATTATATCTTATGAAATCAAAGATCCCCTCTGAAGTTGAAGAACCTGATTTGAATTTAGTTTAA
- a CDS encoding GNAT family N-acetyltransferase, giving the protein MKDTTILKIYNEFDENLLTEWQKLFELLKGAYNLSPEWCSIWFKYFGDKNKKLFIYTAWEDDNLKLVAPFYLSGKVLCLIGSKPDFYDEFNILSTSINYINNLVEDILNKELKVDFRFVNPESDFIKVFLREIENNKNFSKKIYSSTLKPKADSDFKFEKSFSSRIKRKITSSNNKYNQKLNFEYETSKDSGFFEKMLSFHKKRWSLFRSKEKELFIKDLYYNTDLLLLSRLSHENTQNSISFQLSYKYFDKISIMASAFDPSFEIISPSLLIHYHFFNKAFEKNCSLIDFGVGAYSYKYNFINSESIVLCIKTNTPLLKKYDFIYHSLKELKSKFA; this is encoded by the coding sequence ATGAAAGATACAACTATTCTTAAAATATATAATGAGTTTGATGAAAATCTTTTAACAGAATGGCAAAAACTTTTTGAACTTTTAAAAGGAGCTTACAATCTTAGTCCTGAATGGTGTTCAATATGGTTTAAATATTTTGGAGACAAAAATAAAAAACTTTTTATTTATACCGCATGGGAAGATGACAATCTAAAATTGGTTGCTCCGTTTTATCTAAGCGGCAAAGTTCTTTGTTTAATAGGTTCAAAGCCTGATTTTTATGATGAATTCAATATTTTATCAACTTCAATTAATTATATAAATAATCTTGTTGAAGATATCCTGAATAAAGAGCTGAAAGTTGACTTCAGGTTTGTTAATCCTGAAAGTGATTTTATAAAAGTCTTCTTAAGAGAAATTGAAAACAATAAAAATTTTTCAAAAAAAATATATTCCAGTACTTTAAAACCTAAAGCCGACTCTGATTTTAAATTTGAAAAATCTTTTTCTTCTAGAATAAAAAGAAAAATAACGAGTTCAAACAATAAATATAATCAAAAATTAAACTTTGAATATGAAACCTCGAAAGATTCCGGTTTTTTTGAAAAAATGCTTTCCTTCCACAAAAAAAGATGGTCTCTATTTAGATCAAAAGAAAAAGAACTTTTTATAAAAGATCTTTATTATAATACTGACTTACTTTTGTTATCAAGGCTTTCACATGAAAATACACAAAATTCAATTTCTTTTCAGCTATCCTACAAATATTTTGATAAAATTTCAATAATGGCTTCTGCTTTTGATCCGAGTTTTGAAATTATTTCGCCAAGTTTATTAATTCATTATCATTTTTTCAATAAAGCTTTTGAGAAAAATTGTTCTCTTATTGATTTTGGGGTGGGAGCCTACTCTTATAAATATAATTTTATAAATTCCGAATCTATTGTTTTATGTATAAAAACCAATACACCTCTTTTGAAAAAATATGATTTTATATATCACTCACTAAAAGAATTAAAGTCTAAATTTGCTTAG
- the galE gene encoding UDP-glucose 4-epimerase GalE, protein MNILITGGAGYIGSHVVKQLGENTLHSLKILDNLSTGKAEAVLYGNLIREDLSNTKKVEEIIEKGNFDAVIHFSASITVPESIENPMKYYLNNTANTINLVNLCIKHKIKNFIFSSTAAVYGETDNTPVKESVPLNPINPYGMSKLMSEKVIIDAGKSHPDFKYVILRYFNVSGADINNKIGQSFPNATNLIKVAAETAAGKRGKIYIFGEDYSTNDGTAIRDYIHVEDLANAHIKALDYLKTNRSNIFNCGYGTGYSVKEVVNTMRKVSGINFKTETTLRRLGDPEIVIADNSKIKTEMGWFPKYNDIELICKTAYSWEKFKNY, encoded by the coding sequence ATGAATATTTTAATTACCGGCGGAGCAGGATATATAGGCAGCCATGTTGTTAAACAGCTTGGAGAAAACACTTTGCATTCGCTTAAAATTTTGGACAATTTGTCTACAGGAAAAGCAGAGGCTGTATTGTACGGAAACTTAATTCGTGAAGATTTATCAAATACAAAAAAGGTTGAAGAAATAATAGAAAAAGGCAATTTTGACGCTGTAATACATTTTTCGGCATCGATAACCGTCCCTGAATCTATTGAAAATCCTATGAAATATTATTTAAATAATACGGCTAACACTATAAATCTTGTGAACCTTTGTATTAAACACAAAATTAAAAACTTTATATTTTCATCAACAGCTGCCGTATACGGAGAAACCGATAATACTCCCGTAAAAGAAAGTGTTCCTCTAAATCCGATAAATCCGTACGGAATGAGTAAATTAATGAGCGAAAAAGTTATTATAGACGCAGGAAAATCTCATCCTGATTTCAAATACGTGATTCTAAGATATTTTAATGTTTCCGGTGCAGATATTAACAACAAAATCGGTCAATCTTTTCCAAATGCTACAAATCTTATTAAAGTTGCAGCCGAAACAGCTGCAGGTAAAAGGGGGAAAATATATATCTTCGGAGAAGATTATTCCACTAATGACGGTACGGCAATACGAGATTACATACACGTTGAAGATCTTGCGAATGCGCATATTAAAGCTCTTGATTATTTGAAGACAAACAGGAGTAATATCTTTAATTGCGGATACGGAACAGGTTACAGCGTTAAAGAGGTTGTCAACACTATGAGAAAAGTCAGCGGAATTAATTTCAAAACAGAAACCACTTTAAGAAGATTAGGCGATCCTGAAATTGTAATTGCAGATAACTCTAAAATCAAAACTGAGATGGGGTGGTTTCCAAAATATAACGATATAGAGCTTATTTGCAAAACAGCTTACAGTTGGGAAAAATTTAAAAATTATTAA
- a CDS encoding radical SAM protein, producing MSYSYKLTVAKCLNFLEKEFRFIDKNYSFPKSILRKLSFLNYIAYWQGIFKLYRSLNIKYKKNRNLPFFIHKNKIELEITTKCSMKCYHCDRSCRQAPSDEYMTLDQIKYFIDESIKTNNKWLFIVLIGGEPTLHPNIYEICDLFVDYKLKHSPNTKITISTNGLTDETKKVLANLPDIIHHENSSKTSIKNTLFYTFNIAPIDMEKYSNTETDFSKGCKTVSTAGSALTRYGYYSCGAAASVDRVLGLDIGIKNFNEITEEKFRTQLGLLCGYCGFFESKIMDESELKAVSPSWQKAYSDYAKKKPELSLYGSKINREERLKSLSSNSLKL from the coding sequence ATGTCTTATTCTTACAAATTAACGGTTGCAAAATGCTTAAACTTTCTGGAAAAAGAATTTCGTTTTATCGACAAAAATTATAGTTTCCCAAAATCAATTTTGCGAAAATTATCTTTTTTAAATTATATTGCTTACTGGCAAGGTATATTTAAACTTTATAGAAGCTTAAATATAAAGTATAAAAAAAACAGAAACCTGCCATTTTTTATTCATAAAAACAAAATCGAACTCGAAATTACCACAAAGTGCAGCATGAAATGTTATCACTGCGACAGGTCATGCAGGCAGGCTCCGAGCGATGAGTATATGACTCTTGATCAAATAAAATATTTTATTGATGAAAGTATAAAAACAAATAATAAATGGCTTTTTATAGTACTAATAGGGGGCGAGCCAACTTTGCACCCTAATATCTATGAAATATGCGATCTTTTTGTTGACTATAAGTTAAAACATTCCCCTAATACCAAAATAACTATATCCACAAATGGCTTAACCGATGAAACAAAAAAAGTTTTAGCAAATTTACCCGATATTATCCATCATGAAAACAGCAGTAAAACTTCAATAAAAAACACTTTATTTTATACCTTTAATATTGCACCTATTGACATGGAAAAATACAGTAATACTGAAACAGATTTTTCAAAAGGATGTAAAACAGTATCAACAGCAGGTTCTGCGCTAACGAGGTACGGCTATTACTCATGCGGCGCTGCTGCAAGCGTTGACAGGGTTTTAGGATTAGACATCGGCATAAAGAATTTTAATGAAATAACAGAAGAAAAATTCAGAACACAATTGGGCTTATTATGCGGATACTGCGGTTTTTTTGAGTCAAAAATAATGGATGAGTCCGAACTTAAAGCAGTTTCACCTTCATGGCAAAAAGCTTACAGCGATTATGCAAAGAAAAAACCGGAGTTATCTTTATATGGTTCAAAAATCAACCGGGAAGAACGCTTAAAATCGTTATCAAGTAATTCGCTGAAGCTGTAG
- a CDS encoding glycosyltransferase family 4 protein: MKVMLINNTFGDFGGGDGKITYDTGKLLREKGFEVFFFSSTKKPYYEENYEYSPFFPKEFKKFQMINPIRIFYNFEAEKKLSRLIQIIKPDIVHINNIQYNLTPSVLVSCKKNKIPVVMTFHDSHCVCPTATLIKGKSGYCKNRECRSGNILSCIINKCFSSSFLKSCIAGFEFLFRKKMNFYDIPDAFICPSNYVYDIALKSGIKKDKLFVVTNFVNSEYLDIQPSYTNQNYFLYVGRLVKEKGLDYLLKAFKDLPEIKLKIVGDGNYKNNLEKLAKDLNLLNVEFLGFKNGIELENEYKNAKAIFLPSICSENSPLTILESFAWGKSVIASDIGGIPEIVINNYNGFTVPPSNSMEITKAVRKLHGNKELALKLGVNARKTLEKKYNSEIYFEKLKNIYYCVLNKYSNCENKTDFPEKTNVEYKSLINK; this comes from the coding sequence ATGAAAGTGATGCTTATAAACAATACATTTGGAGATTTTGGCGGGGGCGACGGAAAAATAACTTATGACACAGGAAAGCTTCTGCGTGAAAAAGGTTTTGAAGTTTTTTTCTTTTCAAGTACTAAAAAACCTTATTATGAAGAAAATTATGAATATAGCCCTTTTTTCCCTAAAGAGTTTAAGAAATTTCAAATGATTAATCCGATAAGAATATTTTATAATTTTGAAGCGGAAAAAAAATTATCAAGATTAATACAAATAATAAAACCTGATATTGTTCATATTAATAATATTCAGTACAATTTAACGCCTTCAGTTCTTGTTTCCTGCAAAAAAAATAAAATACCTGTAGTAATGACTTTTCACGATTCTCATTGTGTTTGTCCTACGGCAACTTTAATAAAAGGAAAAAGCGGTTACTGCAAAAACAGAGAATGTAGAAGTGGAAACATTCTTTCTTGCATAATAAATAAATGTTTCAGCAGCAGTTTTTTAAAAAGTTGTATAGCAGGATTTGAATTTTTATTCAGGAAAAAAATGAATTTTTATGATATTCCCGATGCTTTTATTTGTCCGAGTAATTATGTATATGATATTGCACTCAAATCAGGGATTAAAAAGGATAAACTGTTTGTTGTAACCAACTTTGTAAACAGTGAATATTTAGATATTCAGCCTTCATATACCAATCAAAATTATTTTTTATATGTAGGCAGACTTGTTAAAGAAAAAGGTCTTGATTATTTATTGAAAGCCTTTAAAGACTTGCCTGAAATAAAACTTAAAATCGTAGGAGACGGTAATTATAAAAATAATCTTGAAAAGCTTGCAAAAGATTTGAATTTATTAAATGTTGAATTTCTCGGATTTAAAAATGGAATTGAACTTGAAAATGAATACAAAAACGCTAAAGCAATATTTTTACCCAGCATTTGCTCGGAAAACTCCCCTTTGACAATACTGGAATCATTTGCCTGGGGAAAATCGGTAATTGCAAGTGATATTGGAGGTATTCCAGAAATTGTGATTAATAATTACAATGGTTTTACAGTTCCTCCCTCAAATTCAATGGAAATAACAAAAGCTGTCAGAAAACTTCACGGCAACAAAGAACTCGCTTTGAAGTTGGGGGTCAACGCAAGAAAAACTCTTGAAAAAAAATACAATTCCGAAATTTATTTTGAAAAGTTAAAAAATATTTATTATTGTGTATTAAATAAATATTCAAATTGCGAAAATAAAACAGATTTTCCCGAAAAAACCAATGTTGAATATAAAAGTCTCATTAATAAATAA
- a CDS encoding SIS domain-containing protein yields the protein MQHEISKYLASAKQAIDMLDLNEINNFIKILIDAYEKGSNIYIFGNGGSASTASHFACDFNKGINSNLFKKFRVLSLTDNIPTMLAYANDIDYNSLFVEQLKNFLKEDDVVIGISGSGNSKNVLKAIEYANQKNNLTVGITGFDGGNLKKIARYSVNVNVNNMQITEDLHMMITHLIMTVLNNHISVEKKVLTKEYV from the coding sequence ATGCAGCATGAAATAAGCAAATATCTGGCTTCTGCAAAACAAGCTATAGACATGTTAGATTTAAATGAAATTAATAATTTTATCAAAATATTAATAGACGCTTATGAAAAAGGCAGCAATATTTATATTTTTGGCAACGGAGGAAGTGCTTCTACTGCATCGCATTTTGCCTGTGATTTTAATAAAGGAATTAATTCCAATTTATTTAAAAAGTTCAGAGTTTTATCTTTAACCGACAACATACCTACTATGCTGGCTTATGCAAATGATATTGATTATAACTCTTTATTTGTAGAACAGTTAAAAAACTTTTTAAAAGAAGATGACGTGGTCATCGGTATTTCAGGAAGCGGAAATTCAAAAAACGTCTTAAAAGCAATAGAATATGCTAATCAGAAAAACAATCTAACCGTAGGAATAACAGGTTTTGACGGGGGCAATTTAAAGAAAATTGCCAGATACAGCGTTAACGTTAATGTTAATAATATGCAAATAACAGAAGATTTACACATGATGATCACTCATCTGATAATGACCGTACTAAATAATCATATTTCTGTTGAGAAAAAAGTTTTGACTAAAGAATACGTTTAG
- a CDS encoding GHMP kinase gives MIITRTPFRISFAGGGSDLKDYYQNYGGAVLSTSINKYIYLSMHPYFQKDGYFLKYSNLECVDNINKIQHRIIKRVLDDYKIMGIDFNSSADIPSGTGLGSSSAFTAGLINLCNIYTQKYMKKTEIASYACEIEIDKLKEPIGKQDQYACAIGGLNFISFNQDDVVTTEKIALDKDKSAKLQNNLLMFYTGSERSASAILKEQKENIADSKKTKNLQKMVLLAYELRDELLRGNIDDFGEILHKGWLYKKELSSQISNEKIDYYYNLAMKNGASGGKLLGAGKNGFLLFYAKENKHKQLRDSLKDLNELDFEFESIGTTVIYAD, from the coding sequence ATGATTATTACGAGAACTCCTTTCAGAATTAGCTTTGCCGGAGGCGGCAGTGATTTAAAAGATTATTATCAAAATTACGGCGGTGCAGTCCTGAGCACAAGCATTAATAAATATATTTATCTTTCAATGCACCCTTACTTCCAGAAAGACGGGTACTTTTTAAAATATTCAAATCTGGAATGTGTGGATAATATAAATAAAATTCAACACAGAATTATAAAACGTGTTCTTGATGATTATAAAATAATGGGAATAGATTTTAATTCAAGCGCAGATATTCCATCAGGAACAGGTCTTGGCTCTTCTTCCGCTTTTACCGCAGGGTTGATTAATTTGTGCAATATTTATACGCAAAAATATATGAAAAAAACTGAAATTGCCAGCTACGCCTGTGAAATTGAAATAGACAAACTCAAAGAACCAATTGGAAAGCAGGATCAATACGCCTGTGCAATCGGCGGATTAAATTTTATATCTTTTAATCAGGATGATGTTGTCACTACAGAAAAAATCGCACTGGATAAAGACAAATCCGCTAAACTTCAAAATAATCTACTTATGTTTTATACCGGCTCAGAGCGCTCAGCAAGCGCTATATTAAAAGAACAAAAGGAAAATATAGCTGACAGCAAAAAAACTAAAAATCTTCAAAAAATGGTGCTGCTGGCTTATGAATTAAGAGATGAGCTTTTAAGGGGAAATATTGACGATTTTGGAGAAATTCTCCATAAAGGTTGGCTGTACAAAAAAGAACTTTCTTCCCAAATTTCCAATGAAAAAATAGATTATTATTATAATTTGGCGATGAAAAACGGAGCCTCCGGCGGAAAATTACTCGGCGCAGGCAAAAATGGTTTTTTATTATTCTATGCCAAAGAAAATAAGCATAAGCAACTCAGAGACTCTCTTAAAGACTTAAACGAACTTGATTTTGAATTTGAAAGCATTGGGACTACTGTAATTTACGCTGACTAA